A window from Candidatus Binataceae bacterium encodes these proteins:
- a CDS encoding cobyrinate a,c-diamide synthase: MSSALNIPRIVIAATGSGAGKTTTTVALLGALRARGLRVAAFKCGPDYLDPTYHARVLGKPSQNLDGWMMGRDAVLATFARAAAGADLAVIEGMMGLFDGAAPDRDEGSTAEIAKWLSAPVVLVHDASGVARTISAIARGFAQFDPELSLGGLICNRVGSKGHLDLLTQSRPAARVLGGFPSNPALAFPERHLGLIYATREAFSDRMIGEWTRAAQEWLNLDAIIELARSSPPLEVPFPQNAVHAAALCRIAIAYDDAFHFYYEDNLRRLEDLGAELIRFAPTRDRALPEADGLYIGGGYPEVMARELSSNSSMLQGIRRFAGDGHPIYAECGGLMYLSEGIRTLDGTRWPMLALLPGVAAMAERLQALGYVEVETCTPTILGPAGLNFRGHQFRYSTLEGSGGQLHAVSAYRVAPKWGAPFQEGFARGNVLGSYVHAHWASNPAVPEGFISSCLTSRKP, from the coding sequence ATGAGTTCGGCTCTCAATATTCCCAGGATCGTAATCGCGGCCACCGGAAGCGGCGCAGGTAAAACCACCACTACGGTTGCTCTGCTGGGCGCCTTGCGGGCCAGAGGTCTGCGGGTTGCTGCCTTCAAATGCGGTCCCGACTACCTCGACCCCACTTATCACGCCCGCGTGCTGGGCAAGCCCTCGCAAAACCTCGACGGGTGGATGATGGGCCGGGATGCGGTGCTGGCGACTTTCGCGCGTGCGGCCGCAGGCGCCGACCTAGCGGTGATCGAGGGAATGATGGGACTCTTCGATGGCGCCGCGCCGGATCGCGATGAGGGTTCCACCGCTGAGATCGCCAAGTGGCTTTCCGCGCCGGTGGTTTTGGTTCACGACGCATCAGGGGTTGCCCGCACCATCTCGGCGATCGCGCGCGGGTTCGCGCAGTTCGATCCGGAACTGAGTCTGGGGGGCCTTATCTGCAACCGCGTTGGCAGTAAGGGACACCTGGATTTGCTGACGCAGTCGCGCCCCGCCGCGCGGGTGCTGGGCGGTTTTCCATCAAACCCGGCGTTGGCGTTTCCCGAACGCCATCTTGGGCTGATCTACGCAACTCGCGAGGCCTTCTCGGATCGGATGATCGGTGAGTGGACGCGTGCCGCACAGGAGTGGCTCAACCTGGATGCGATCATCGAGCTCGCTCGGAGCTCGCCGCCGCTCGAAGTCCCGTTCCCTCAAAACGCCGTCCACGCCGCTGCGCTATGTCGGATCGCAATCGCCTACGACGACGCGTTCCATTTCTACTATGAGGACAACCTGCGTCGCCTCGAAGACCTCGGCGCCGAACTGATTCGTTTCGCACCGACGCGCGACCGGGCCCTGCCCGAGGCCGATGGACTCTACATCGGCGGCGGGTACCCGGAGGTTATGGCGCGTGAGCTATCATCAAATTCGAGCATGCTGCAAGGCATTCGCCGATTCGCAGGAGACGGCCATCCCATTTATGCGGAATGTGGTGGGCTCATGTACTTGAGTGAAGGAATTCGCACGCTCGATGGGACGCGCTGGCCAATGCTCGCGCTGCTTCCCGGAGTCGCCGCGATGGCCGAACGTCTGCAGGCTCTGGGGTATGTCGAAGTCGAAACCTGCACTCCCACCATACTCGGCCCGGCGGGCCTAAATTTCCGGGGCCATCAATTCCGCTACTCAACCCTTGAGGGGAGCGGCGGCCAGCTGCACGCCGTTTCGGCGTACAGGGTCGCGCCCAAATGGGGCGCACCATTTCAGGAAGGGTTCGCGCGTGGGAACGTGCTGGGTTCGTACGTTCACGCCCATTGGGCATCCAACCCGGCCGTCCCGGAAGGCTTCATAAGTTCGTGCCTCACCTCGCGAAAACCCTGA